A stretch of the Papaver somniferum cultivar HN1 chromosome 6, ASM357369v1, whole genome shotgun sequence genome encodes the following:
- the LOC113290845 gene encoding uncharacterized protein LOC113290845 — MPLEDCGENYLSWALDAELHLEANKFGHTIIGGDCTLGQCARVVAYLRRHLSPTLKHEVSHCREPQKLWSTIKGKYDHFKVVTLPKIHGQWIHMRFQDFKSVSAYNSELHKIAAQFEMLGELLSEESKIEKTLSTFHASHIVLQQLYRESRFTRYSDFICCVIVAEQNNELLIKNHESRPCGSAPVPEVNRASYSGHGHDRGKQGYHGKKRKRGGYRHRNANNHPYNKNAEAKQDKGKGSTSNSQKKSENPPKKNDEGCYRRGSKDHWYKCCRADFCEPHKKREANVAIFPLNLQS; from the coding sequence ATGCCACTTGAGGACTGCGGTGAAAACTATCTCTCATGGGCGCTCGATGCTGAGCTGCATCTAGAAGCGAATAAATTTGGTCATACGATCATTGGGGGAGACTGTACGTTAGGCCAATGCGCCAGAGTTGTAGCTTACTTACGCCGTCACCTCTCCCCAACCCTGAAACATGAGGTATCACACTGTAGAGAACCTCAAAAGTTATGGAGTACCATAAAAGGGAAATATGACCATTTTAAGGTGGTCACCCTGCCAAAAATTCATGGCCAATGGATTCATATGAGGTTTCAGGATTTTAAATCCGTATCGGCTTACAATTCTGAATTGCACAAAATCGCCGCTCAATTTGAGATGTTGGGTGAGCTGTTATCAGAAGAATCTAAGATAGAGAAGACGTTGAGTACTTTTCATGCTTCCCATATTGTACTCCAGCAGTTATATCGGGAAAGCCGTTTTACACGGTATTCTGATTTTATATGTTGTGTTATCGTGGCTGAGCAGAATAACGAATTGTTAATTAAAAATCACGAGTCCCGTCCTTGTGGTTCTGCTCCGGTGCCCGAAGTAAATAGGGCATCGTATTCTGGACATGGACATGATCGTGGTAAGCAGGGTTATCATGGAAAGAAACGTAAACGCGGAGGCTATAGGCATAGAAACGCCAACAATCATCCGTATAACAAAAATGCGGAAGCGAAGCAAGATAAAGGAAAGGGATCGACTTCCAATTCTCAAAAGAAATCTGAGAATCCCCCCAAGAAAAATGATGAGGGTTGCTATCGTCGTGGTTCTAAAGACCATTGGTATAAATGCTGCCGTGCTGATTTCTGTGAGCCTCACAAGAAAAGAGAAGCAAACGTTGCAATATTTCCATTGAATCTCCAAAGTTAG